ATTTCTAGGTAGGGGTCTGCAGTGCTCACTGGCGGTaaggatgttttcttttttccccagctGCTGGGTGGATCTCTGAGTCTCCAGAGAAGGGGGAAAGGATGTGCCCTGCAGAAAACAAACTGGGAAACTCCAACTTCCTCAGCTGTGGGTGGGGCATTCCTTTCTGTGATCAGCTCCTCTAGGGCATTGCTGTTCTTGCACTTGCTATTCTTAGTTATAGCTTCAGTATGTTGAGCCTACATATAATCATTGCTCATTGTCTCCCACTGACCCCACCAACCTGGTTGTGGGCTTACAGATAGGTCGATCAGGCCACCTAAAGTGTTTACACCAATAGGATGGCCCTTATTGGTTTAAGTAGCTGTCATATTTAGTGTGATCTGGTGTTGTGGCCGGAACTGGAATTTTGAATTGTAATTCATATTCTCCACCAGTATGGACCTAGTGGGACCAGGGAACATAGTGGTCATAACTCGAGAGCTTCTTATGTGCCAGGCCCTACTTTATGCACTGTTAATATACCAGGTCActtgattttctgaatttttattatgaatagtaTTGTCTATACCCAAACCCTTAAGAGTGCTTACAGATTATAGATGGCAACACAATTTTACTGACTGGGGCTCAGAAGCCTACCCTTGGATTCAGTAAGATCTAGCCTTATTCTAATGCCCTCTCCCCTTTTCTATTCCTTGAACTAGTTTGAGAAAGTTTGTTTCTGGCCACCAAAAATTTCTGTCCAGAAATTTGGAGGAATTACATCTATCTTTTTATGTTGCGGGGACTATTAATACAAGTAACCTACTCTCCTCTAACCAAAATTTCTCCTCTAACCAAAATTGCATGGAGTTATGCAAGGactgaaaaagaatttatttttttttggtggggggagttgGACTATGAGTCTCTCAGGAAGGTAGGCCGGAATCTCAGtgatattcttgtttttatcCTGTGAGCACAAAATGATTGCACAAGTTTTTGCATTATATTCAAGTTCATGgcaggaagagaaaatgaagggGAAAGTTCAGTCATTTTTGTCTCTCTTACTAGGAAAGTAAAATATTCCCCAGAAAACTCCCAACTATCTTCTGATCATATCCTCTGGCTGGAGCTGTGTCTTGGGGGGTGGGCGTTGGCAAAGCTAGCATTTACTTATTCCAGCCTCTGTGGGTGAAAGCAGCAAGGGGCCTTAAGTAGATAAGAATAGCCTGCCAAACTTGTTGAGCACTTGATTCCTTCCTGTTCCTGAATTCCTGAAGTTGCCCTGGTCTCTGAACCATTGAAAAAAGCTAGTTAAGCTTTTGACTCCATGAGTCATCTTATAGCCCTCTGGTAAAAATCTGTGTCCAATTCTGTGGCTACCGACAGAACATTCTGACACATCTATTTCTTTCAGTCAGCAACATGAGAACTCGTAAGTACATGGTCAATAAGTGTTGGAGACACAGTTAGCCCAAAGTAGCCCAGCTAGTTGATGCTGGTCAGGGGGGTTTTAAACCCAGCCTGTTTATCTTCTAGGCTTCTGCACACagtatttcattaaaatactttcaggGTTCAGTttactaaaaaagaatttttttcttactctgcAGCTGTGTAGGAACACATCTACCAAATAACAGGAATAAGGGCTGGAGTGCATTTTTAAGAAACTTGCTTGTAGAGGGCATTGTAAAGGGAGGTGGGCCTGAGTTCCCACCAATGGTTCATTCAAATCAATAATAAAGGAAGTCTGTTCTGGGTTTCTTAGACTAGATTGGCCCTTAAATCTTGGTACAAACAACTTCCAATGAAAGCCAGCCTCCTGCTGAGAAGAGAGGTGGCAGTCCAGAGGTCATGAACACAGCCTTGCCTTGGGTGCTGGGGGACAGTGGGGCAGCTGTGGAGGGTGAAGAGGCGCCACTGAAGCCAGCCTGCTGACTCTGATGCTAACCATCCATAGGACTTTGGGTGAATTACCtgccaagcctcagtttccttatctgtaaaatgggaaaaatggcACCTACAGCTTTGGGTTAGAAAAATATGAGTTAAGACAAGCAACCTGAGACATTGTGGCCTTTCTCTCTATGCCTATTATCATTGTCAGAGATACTCAGCTTCTCAGGGAGGGCCTTGCCAAATTATCTGGAGTGGGTTTGGTTTTCTAGGGGTGGTACACCCCCTCGCTCCACTGACCTCATCAATTCACCAGTGCCCAAGGCTTCAGCCCAGCCTGTGGCTTTCCTAACCAGGCCCTGCACTGGGTTATTTATAACTGTATAAAAACCCCGGCCATACTTTAGGAAGCACTTACTATGTGTCTCCAGGACTGCCTATTTTCATCAAGTACATCAACCCCCACGAAGCAGTTATTTAGTTTATAGATCAGAAAGTTGAGGTTGAGCTgggtgctcaggaggctgaggcaggaggatcatgagtttgaagccagtctcagtgatttagtggggccctaagcaactcagtgagaccctgtctctaagtaaaatacacaaaaaggctggggatgtggcttagtggttaagtgcttctgggttcaatgcccagtaccaaaaaaaaagaaaaaagaaagttgaagTTCAGAGAACTGATCTGACAATCCCATGTTCACAGAATCCTAGATTCAAACACAACTCTGTTGTCTAGGTTGATGAATATCCCTAATCCAGAAATCCAAAattctccaaaatccaaaacttccTGAGAGCCATATCTGCATTCCAAAAGTTTCAGCTTTTGGAGCATGGATTACAAATTTTTAGATTAGGAGGAGTTCAATCTGTAGTCTATGCaaatcctaaaataaataaataaataaataaataaaaatttaaaaacctcacaaaaataaacacacaaaaaaacaaaaaacaaaaacaaaaaaccacctcCAGAATCTGTAACACTTCTGGTCTGAAgcgatttgggatttttttttttttccccagtactggcAATTGGATCCAggggtactgtaccactgagttatagctccagcatttttattatttatttatttaaaattttgagacagggtttcaccaagcTGGTGAGGCCTTGAACAGGCCTTGAACttccaattctcctgcctcaacccttttgagtccctgggattatagtcatgtgctgCCACACCCAGCTGTTCCAAGCAGTTTGGATAAGAGTTATTCAACCTGCATTCCAAGCCACAAACACTACAGGACCCCCCCAAAAACTGCCAAGCACCCATGGCTGGCAGGGTGTCTGTCCAGACGCAGAGCTAAAGCAATGGAGGGAACCTAGGGGAACAAGCCAGAGGGGGCGTTCTATATTATCTCCAAAGGAAGCAATGGGATGATGGAGGGAAGCAGGCGAATGACTCAGCTGCTCCATTCCCTCCTGGCTGGAGAGGGCTCTGCAAACGAAAATTCCAAATGCCAACTGCAGCGGCAGTGATTCAGCCTGAGTTACACAGAGAGTGGAAGTCAGAGTGTTGGAGAGGAACTTCTATGCCCCAACCGACTGGTGAGTTGGGCGAAGAAAGAACCCACCTGCCTGACCGTGGCCTATTCTTTGTTCTAACAGAAAAGGCTGCAGCCAGCCTGTGGCTTTCCTAACCAGGCCCTCCACTGGGTGAGAGGGCTCTGTCCAGAGGAGTGCTATTAGCAAGCCACTTTCTGCAGCTGACCTTTATTGCAAAGGCCTTTCCATTGGTTCCACAGGAAGGTGGGGCTCAGAGTGTTTGGAATTGGATCCAGCTCCAACAGCTGGTGCTTAATGGGGAATGTGAGTAAGAGGCAGGTGACACAGAGCTTTGAAACCCAGGAAGGGAAGGGTTTTATTTAAGTTGTATTTAAGCCTGCTGTATCTCTGCATCACCAACCTGAGTTTTCAGAAGATTTATTTGCACAAACTGTTATGTGCCAGGCTATATGGGAAATGACTAAATagactctatttttttctgagactTCATGTCATGTAGGAAATGCTTCTCTGGTGGGAACACCCTGCCTCTGTCCCATcaacagttgcttagcatagcataCGACTATAAAGGTGTACTCTAATTCTTGGAGGGTGTCAAAGGGTGTAGACTTGCAGTTTGCCCCTTGGCCCACCAGCTGGTGAATCTGGACTGCTGGCTGGTGAATAAAAATGGTTTTGTCTCCTGCTTTAAAATCAACtcggtgatttattgcaatcttgcCATAACAAAACAACCTATAGAATTCTGCCTTATTTACTGTGATTTCTTATTACCCCCTATGGACTTTATCTTCAGATTTGGGGTTATCTCAATGTTTGTTGATTGAGGCACTTGAGTTTTATTGTGTAGTTGTTAGAGAAAACACTTTTTGTCATCAGTTTCTTGTTTAAATAACTACCAGCAATAACCACAAGGATATAATTTAAGCtatccagtataaaatctattcAGATTATCTTGGAGTTAAGGAAGGGTGGGAAATCTGTTAAGCTTTTCCTCTTCAAAAGgatatatacatgtaaaaatgtgATTATATTCCATCATTTACAAAACAATGGCAAAATTTCTTTCCCTTCTAAGGACCTTCAATACATAATAACAAAAGCTAACTTTTACTGAGCAAAATATCATGATTAGGTACTTAGAATATCTCACGTAATCTTGCCAATCCAAGTGAGTAGGTGCCATTACTATTCCCATTATATAGATTAAaaaactgaggggctggggctgtggctgtggctcaggggtcaagcgcttgcctggcatgcatgaggtgctgggttcgatcttcagcaccacataaaagtaaaataaaggtagtgtgtctaccaacaactaaaaaaatacactgaaaaacaaaattgagGTCCAGAAAAGTTTCATTCACACAACCAAGTACATGTCAATCCAGGACTCAGTCCCAGGTGTAAGTCCAAATACCTGGCTCTTACCACTATGATGGTTCTCTACAGGATGGAAAAACATTTTTCCTCTACTCTCTTGGTTCCTATATCTATACCTGGGGCTTgtgaattaaatagaaaaaagagtaacagaagaaaagaattaTTACCCACTTATACATAGGGTAGAAAGGAAGGGGAAGCCCAAAGAAGTGGTTAGGCTTGAGAATTTATATATACCACTTACCAAAGGGTTATAAATTGTGGAAAAGTGACcagagaaagggggaaaatgtTTGAGTTTCCAGGGACAATCAATTATGGTAAAGTAAACAAATAGGAGAAACTGCAGGAAGGCAAGATTTGTTAGACTGAAGTTAGTACCTTCTCAGTAATGAGTTCTCCTTTTCTTGGCATGGGACAGGAGGAAGGACATCTTCACAATGGGAAATTTATACTCTGATTTTAGGCAGGAAGGGGCAGACAAGGTTTCTTTTATGACTGCTGTTTCTCAATTGCTTTTGCCTCAAAATAATTCTTTACACCATAAGTGGCATATTTTAGGGTGGTATCTCCTTTAGTTCCCATTACATATAACACTGTTaaaaaagtttcaaatatttATCAGTTCCCTGTGAGatttttggttggttgtttttgtaGCACTGGGGGTTAAAccagggtgctgtaccactgagctacatccccaccccttcttattttttatttttagacagggtctcactaagttttgaGATggatgtcctgcctcagcctctagagttgctgggattagaggcccTATTATATGCTCAATATTAGAGGATCCTTGGGCTGGATTCTTGCCCTCAAGAAGCTCACagctaagtgtgtgtgtgtgtgtgggggggcctCCCTAGTTGCAGATAAGCCTCTCTGTGGGGAGAGTTCCCCTTGCATTTGGGCATATTCTAAGTTTCAAGTGCTTCACACATTGAAGCACTGTTCTTCTGCTTGATAATCACAAATAACTCAAGGAGGCAGTCTGGTTCTCTTATTTCTATTTGATAGAAAACTTACTTAGAAGTCAAATAACTTGCCAAAAGTTATCCAGCTTGGACATCTGTCTGCTTTGTAGCTacatgcacgcacgcacacacacacacacacacacacacacagcatgtgtatatatagcatTCACTTGTAGAGCTGTTACTGACTCTGACTTTTTGACTCCTTATGCATTTACACCAACGAACATTAGGCTGAGGCTCTCAAGGAAAATTTATTTCCCCCAGTTTATGACTAATACTCACAGGCTATTCATATGCATACTTAAGCACGTCCCTTGGACAGAATGTCCAGGTCTCTCACGAAGAACAAGTGAACTGATTGAGGTGGGTCCAGCAGGATTTCCTTTGGTGGTTATCGTGTTACCTGTCAGCCCCTGATATTGTACATTTGGTAGAGAACAAAACTTCATCATTTCCTTCAGGGCCATTACAAATCCAGACCAGAATTCTGTTTTCCAAAATCTTCTACGACACTGCTAAGTGTGCCGGAGAAACATGGATTGGTTCTAACACCCATTCCCAACCAATCCTCTTCTCCTTTGCTTCGCCACTGTGGGGAATGAGCAGTCAGCCACTTTTTTCTCCGGGGCTCTGCAGCGAGGAGTGGTTACTAAGGCAATGAGGGAAGTGTGCTGGCGCAGGGGGAGACTGCTGGGAAACATTTTCTCTCCCTGATAAAAGGAGAGAAAGGCTGAAAAAGGTTTTCTCTCGCAGCCTGGGCCAACTCCTTGCTTCCGGTTTCTGGGTAAGAATAGACACGTACAGGCTGGAGGAACCGAAGAGCAGCTGGAGCAGCCAAGCGGCCAGGCTGGGAGGCAGCGCTGCGTTAACCTGCGGGTTAGGCCTTGGGGCGTGGCCTTCCCACCACAGAGGCGAGCCCTGACGTCATGGGCGGGCCACGTTCTGGGGCGTGGCCTCCGGACTTCAGAGCACCGCCTGTCTAGGGCGGGGCTGGAGAGAAAGGGTGGGGCCGCGCTCCGTCGGGGCGTGGCCTGTGGAACCCGAGAACCCCGGCGACACGGGCCCCGGCGCGAGTCTCTGGGCGCGGGGTTCCTCCCACGCAGCCTCTCATTCAAAAGATGCCGAAGGGGCGGCGCGGCAGTCAGAGCCCCACGATGAGCCAGCGGCCGGCTCCGCCCCTCTATTTCCCTTCCCTCTACGACCGCGGCATCTCCTCGTCCCCGCTCAGCGACTTTAACATCTGGAAGAAGCTCTTCGTGCCGCTGAAGGCGGGCGGGGCGCCGGCCGGTGGGGTGGCTGGGGGCCGACCCCTGCCTCAGGGACCTCCGGCCCCGGCCCCTCCGCCGCCGCCTGGCCTCGGTCCCCCCAGCGAGCGCCCCTGCCCTCCGCCGTGGCCCTCCGGCCTGGCCTCCATCCCCTACGAGCCACTGCGCTTCTTCTACTCGCCGCCGCCGGGCCCCGAGGGGGCTGCTTCACCCCTGGCCCCCGGCCCCGCCACCCCACGGCTTGCCTCCGCCTCCCACCCGGAGGAGTTGTGCGAGCTGGAGATCCGAATTAAGGAGCTGGAGCTGCTCACC
This portion of the Ictidomys tridecemlineatus isolate mIctTri1 chromosome 4, mIctTri1.hap1, whole genome shotgun sequence genome encodes:
- the C4H11orf91 gene encoding uncharacterized protein C11orf91 homolog — translated: MPKGRRGSQSPTMSQRPAPPLYFPSLYDRGISSSPLSDFNIWKKLFVPLKAGGAPAGGVAGGRPLPQGPPAPAPPPPPGLGPPSERPCPPPWPSGLASIPYEPLRFFYSPPPGPEGAASPLAPGPATPRLASASHPEELCELEIRIKELELLTITGDGFDSQRYKFLKALKDEKLQGLKTRQPGKKSASLS